The following coding sequences are from one Gossypium raimondii isolate GPD5lz chromosome 4, ASM2569854v1, whole genome shotgun sequence window:
- the LOC105779996 gene encoding leucine-rich repeat extensin-like protein 2, whose product MSPPSPRIFLLVFLLVTTSFVSQICSAADEVDPNLRFENPRLREAYIALQAWKSAIFSDPFNFTANWNGSDVCSYMGIYCAPSPSNPKIRVVAGIDLNHADIAGYLPPELGRLTDLALFHLNSNRFCGVVPTSFRRMKLLHELDLSNNRFVGKFPNVVLSLPSLKYLDLRFNEFEGSVPSKLFDKELDALFLNDNWFRFGIPENLGNSPVSVLVFANNDLGGCIPASIGKMGKTLNEIILMNDNLTGCLPPQIGMLKELTVFDVSFNHLQGSLPSTIGNMKSLEQLDVAHNGFTGVIPSTVCQLSSLQNFTYSFNYFTGGPPSCPAISGAEVANGTTNCIPGKKDQRSSMECSSDAARPVDCSKFKCNGGGSAGGGGGGGGGGGNSPSPKRRHTPRPPTPRQSSSPKSFTKSPPPPSSKSSPSTRSHPPPPPSSHSSPMPPFHSPPSPPPPNYSHSLTPPPPTQRVSPKTHLPPPPPPVHYEPIQSPPPPPMVQPPAPAPSGHYYSAPPPPNRYSNAPPPSHYHNTPPSPPMEQPPRTPSGHYYNNPPPPTKNISPSTHYAPPPPPSVHYVPTPSHSSPPPPPPQVQYFPPPYPSRGQQASPPPPPSHEHTGTQSPPPPAEYHPPPKESCHPIPPPPPPECTTPVPAPPPPSQHSTPSPYAPAPGHHYSKPSPPPKQQWHYPPSPQHQNPSPPPPPPPTHYAYTFPPPPPSPSPPPPSFENTPLPPIRGVSYASPPPPVIPYY is encoded by the coding sequence ATGTCTCCTCCCTCTCCCCGCATCTTTCTTCTGGTTTTCTTGCTTGTTACTACTTCATTTGTCTCGCAGATCTGCTCGGCAGCCGATGAGGTAGATCCAAACCTACGGTTTGAGAACCCAAGGCTTCGTGAAGCCTACATTGCTTTGCAAGCTTGGAAGTCTGCCATATTTTCGGACCCCTTTAACTTCACTGCCAACTGGAATGGCTCTGATGTTTGCTCGTATATGGGAATCTACTGTGCTCCCTCTCCTTCCAACCCCAAAATCAGAGTGGTTGCCGGCATTGACCTTAATCATGCCGACATTGCTGGTTATCTTCCTCCAGAGCTTGGCCGCCTCACTGATCTTGCACTCTTTCACCTCAACTCCAACCGTTTTTGTGGTGTTGTCCCAACCAGCTTCCGCCGCATGAAGCTGCTTCATGAGCTTGACTTGAGCAACAATCGTTTTGTAGGCAAGTTCCCTAATGTGGTTCTCTCCCTTCCTTCTCTCAAGTACTTGGATCTTCGGTTCAATGAGTTTGAAGGATCGGTCCCATCCAAGCTTTTCGACAAGGAACTTGATGCGCTTTTCTTAAACGACAACTGGTTCAGATTTGGTATTCCTGAGAACCTTGGCAACTCTCCCGTTTCGGTACTGGTCTTCGCCAACAACGATCTTGGAGGTTGCATTCCTGCAAGCATAGGGAAGATGGGCAAAACGCTGAATGAAATCATCCTCATGAACGACAACCTTACTGGATGTTTGCCTCCACAGATCGGGATGCTCAAGGAGCTTACTGTCTTCGATGTCAGCTTTAATCATCTCCAGGGATCTTTGCCATCCACTATTGGCAACATGAAGAGCTTAGAGCAGCTGGATGTTGCCCACAATGGCTTCACCGGTGTGATTCCGTCCACTGTGTGCCAGCTTTCCAGCTTGCAAAACTTTACCTACTCTTTCAATTATTTCACCGGAGGACCACCCAGCTGCCCTGCAATATCTGGGGCAGAGGTCGCAAATGGTACCACGAACTGTATTCCTGGCAAGAAGGATCAGAGATCTTCCATGGAATGCTCTTCCGATGCTGCTCGCCCTGTGGACTGCAGCAAGTTCAAATGTAATGGTGGTGGAAGTGCCGGCGGCGGAGGAGGAGGAGGCGGTGGTGGTGGAAACTCTCCATCGCCGAAAAGGAGGCATACTCCTAGGCCTCCAACGCCGCGTCAATCCAGTTCACCAAAGTCCTTTACGAAATCCCCTCCACCACCTTCTTCAAAGTCTTCGCCTTCCACTAGATCACATCCTCCACCACCACCGTCATCCCACTCTTCACCAATGCCTCCTTTCCATTCCCCACCGTCGCCACCACCACCGAATTACTCTCACTCTTTAACTCCACCACCCCCGACTCAAAGAGTGTCACCAAAGACGCATCTTCCACCGCCACCTCCGCCTGTTCACTACGAGCCCATACAATCTCCACCTCCACCACCAATGGTACAACCACCTGCACCAGCCCCATCAGGCCATTACTATAGTGCACCACCACCACCAAACCGTTACTCCAACGCCCCACCACCAAGCCATTACCACAATACACCACCCTCACCACCAATGGAGCAACCACCTCGAACTCCATCAGGCCATTACTATAATAATCCACCACCACCAACAAAGAATATATCACCAAGTACCCATTATGCACCACCTCCTCCCCCATCTGTTCATTATGTTCCCACGCCTAGTCATTCATCGCCTCCACCGCCGCCACCTCAAGTTCAGTATTTTCCACCCCCTTATCCGTCAAGAGGGCAGCAAGCAAGTCCACCTCCACCACCATCTCATGAGCATACGGGGACTCAATCTCCACCTCCACCAGCAGAGTATCATCCACCTCCCAAGGAGTCATGTCATCCTATCCCTCCTCCACCCCCACCAGAATGCACAACTCCCGTACCAGCACCACCACCGCCAAGCCAACATTCAACCCCATCACCATATGCACCAGCACCTGGTCATCACTATTCAAAACCATCCCCACCTCCTAAACAACAATGGCATTATCCACCATCCCCACAACATCAAAACCCTTCTCCCCCACCCCCACCCCCGCCAACCCACTATGCGTATACATTCCCACCGCCACCACCATCTCCTTCTCCACCGCCACCCTCATTTGAAAATACGCCACTCCCACCAATTAGAGGAGTATCATACGCATCTCCTCCTCCGCCAGTTATTCCCTACTACTAA